The Cyprinus carpio isolate SPL01 chromosome A19, ASM1834038v1, whole genome shotgun sequence genome has a segment encoding these proteins:
- the LOC122148763 gene encoding proteasome subunit beta type-8-like, with amino-acid sequence MFSTGCGKQFHAYGVIDSGYREDMTVEEAYELGRRGIAHATTQRQLTSGGVVNLYHMQEDGWIKVCKEDVSELIHRYKKGMF; translated from the exons ATGTTCTCCACTGGCTGTGGGAAACAGTTTCATGCGTATGGTGTCATAGACAGCGGTTATCGTGAGGATATGACTGTGGAGGAGGCGTATGAGCTGGGCCGGCGTGGTATTGCTCATGCCACCACACAGAGACAGCTTACCTCCGGTGGCGTGGTCAACC TGTACCACATGCAGGAGGACGGCTGGATCAAGGTGTGTAAGGAGGACGTGTCAGAGTTAATCCACCGCTATAAGAAGGGAATGTTCTGA
- the LOC109111465 gene encoding LOW QUALITY PROTEIN: class I histocompatibility antigen, F10 alpha chain-like (The sequence of the model RefSeq protein was modified relative to this genomic sequence to represent the inferred CDS: substituted 3 bases at 3 genomic stop codons): protein MVSVIYHVVSLFSGVHSWQLMYGCELDDDGTKRGYYQYGYDGEDFVSLDKSTLTWTAANPQAVITKNKWETKERQFAEYWXXCMDIWXIDWLSGCVSFWDVGLERKVSPQVSLLQKSSSSSVKCHATGFFPSGVTISWQKNGQEHHEDVYLGELLPNEDGTFQRTSTIRVSPDELKKNQFSCVVEHQGKTIRSILTDASVPIGIILGAVAGVLLLIVTAVAGYKIYQRKKGFKPVNASDDGSNSSARSDTKA from the exons ATGGTGAGTGTGATTTATCATGTTGTTTCTCTCTTCTCAGGAGTTCACTCATGGCAGCTGATGTACGGCTGTGAGCTGGATGATGATGGCACCAAACGAGGATACTATCAGTATGGTTATGATGGAGAGGACTTTGTCAGTCTGGATAAGAGCACCCTCACCTGGACTGCTGCTAATCCTCAAGCTGTCATTACCAAGAACAAATGGGAGACTAAAGAAAGACAGTTTGCAGAATACTGGTAATGATGTATGGATATCTGGTGAATTGATTGGTTGAGTGGGTGTGTGAGTTTTTGGGATGTGGGTCTGGAGAGAAAAG tctctcctcAGGTGTCTCTGCTGCAGAAGTCTTCCTCGTCTTCAGTCAAATGTCATGCCACAGGTTTTTTCCCCAGTGGAGTAACAATCTCCTGGCAGAAAAATGGACAAGAGCATCACGAGGATGTGTATCTTGGTGAACTTCTTCCAAATGAGGACGGGACCTTTCAGAGGACGAGCACCATCAGAGTTTCACCTGATGAGCTGAAGAAGAACCAGTTCAGCTGTGTGGTGGAGCATCAGGGCAAAACCATCAGAAGCATTCTGACAGATG CTTCTGTCCCCATCGGCATCATTCTTGGTGCTGTTGCTGGTGTCCTCCTGTTGATTGTCACTGCTGTTGCTGGATATAAGATCTATCAGAGAAAGAAAG gctttaaaCCTGTCAATG CCTCTGATGATGGTTCAAACAGCTCAGCTCGTTCAGATACAAAAGCATAA